From a single Natronorubrum tibetense GA33 genomic region:
- a CDS encoding DUF5797 family protein — translation MTLSEEATERLADVVELQPTKNSELQERWDMEGGSEVHQYLENELGDYYFRDDNSLIRATAEANDLVDVEPGIESDPDAEGVPSKIRVPELQRQIVAVLAGPDDESESVVSVLHSLRDEFDVDPDSEDVRSGLQSLRRKGVVEVEYRTVPTFRLAVERDELEVSVAD, via the coding sequence ATGACGCTCTCGGAGGAGGCCACAGAACGACTGGCGGACGTGGTGGAGCTACAGCCGACGAAGAACTCGGAGCTACAGGAGCGATGGGACATGGAGGGCGGCAGCGAGGTCCACCAGTACCTCGAGAACGAACTGGGCGACTACTACTTTCGGGACGACAACAGCCTCATCCGCGCGACAGCGGAGGCAAATGACCTCGTCGACGTCGAACCAGGTATCGAGAGCGATCCGGACGCCGAGGGCGTCCCTTCGAAGATCCGGGTTCCGGAACTCCAGCGCCAGATCGTCGCGGTGCTGGCCGGTCCAGACGACGAGTCCGAGAGCGTGGTCTCGGTCCTGCACAGCCTCCGGGACGAGTTCGACGTCGATCCCGACTCCGAGGACGTCCGTTCGGGGCTACAGAGCCTCCGTCGCAAGGGCGTCGTCGAGGTCGAGTACCGCACCGTCCCCACGTTCCGACTGGCCGTCGAGCGCGATGAACTCGAGGTTTCGGTCGCTGACTGA
- a CDS encoding DUF5787 family protein, with protein sequence MARHTAEFGFELRTCRWAERAWPLESASDDRAIVVARQLGTKRRRWDTIVLECDPVGLRERARFGSDRLDSNLLHVVSNAPAEWTYYRDCLPHPGYPWRYVREAIHEADSRDILETRKSGNRIEIRRKWPYPDWLDRIVAIENKPDLDASAARALSSQLEYDVAIGLADEVWVATRETGDAVEPALFEGLPVEAGILTLEPETLTAEVEWYPRTLSADEPGTRILERPDGGQRDGSAARFEYVDPAVKADKRLAIAERAYERGWRSFVDTMRPDCRHFQLRAQDGVQLQPHCADKRRCQTAAECSGNCPAFEPEPPVWRTRGWPIEGGPGKRCQQLLADRRRRRRPGQDSSR encoded by the coding sequence GTGGCTCGTCACACTGCCGAGTTCGGCTTCGAGTTGCGGACCTGCCGGTGGGCCGAGCGCGCCTGGCCGCTCGAGTCCGCGAGCGACGACCGTGCAATCGTCGTCGCCCGCCAACTCGGGACGAAACGCCGGCGTTGGGATACGATCGTCCTCGAGTGCGATCCCGTAGGCCTCCGCGAGCGCGCGAGGTTCGGTTCGGACCGACTCGACAGCAACCTCCTCCACGTCGTCAGCAACGCCCCCGCGGAGTGGACCTACTACCGCGACTGTCTGCCCCATCCCGGCTACCCGTGGCGATACGTCCGCGAGGCGATTCACGAGGCCGACAGCCGCGATATTCTCGAGACCCGAAAGAGTGGGAACCGCATCGAGATCCGCCGGAAGTGGCCGTATCCCGACTGGCTCGACCGAATCGTCGCCATCGAAAACAAACCGGATCTCGACGCCAGCGCCGCGCGTGCACTGAGTTCACAACTCGAGTACGACGTCGCGATAGGACTGGCCGACGAGGTCTGGGTCGCCACGCGCGAGACCGGCGACGCCGTCGAACCCGCGCTGTTCGAGGGACTCCCGGTTGAAGCGGGCATTCTGACGCTCGAGCCAGAGACGCTCACGGCAGAGGTCGAGTGGTACCCCCGGACGCTCAGCGCCGACGAACCGGGGACGCGAATCCTCGAGCGCCCCGACGGCGGGCAGCGGGACGGCTCGGCGGCGAGATTCGAGTACGTCGATCCCGCGGTAAAGGCCGACAAACGCCTTGCGATCGCCGAACGAGCTTACGAGCGCGGCTGGCGCTCGTTCGTCGACACCATGCGGCCAGACTGCCGGCACTTCCAGTTGCGCGCACAGGACGGCGTCCAACTGCAACCCCACTGTGCCGATAAGCGCCGCTGCCAGACGGCCGCCGAGTGTTCCGGGAACTGTCCCGCGTTCGAACCGGAGCCGCCCGTCTGGCGAACCCGGGGGTGGCCGATCGAAGGCGGCCCTGGAAAACGGTGTCAGCAACTGCTCGCGGATCGGCGACGACGCCGGCGGCCAGGACAGGACTCGAGTCGATGA
- a CDS encoding uS10/mL48 family ribosomal protein, protein MTFVTRLTLQSGDRAALDGIVDDIKTSAERKGAALKGPHSHPPEKLSVPQRCRLHGDDHRRFDSWDYTVFTRELEIHGHDSLARNIASQNFPDSVHIEAEVEQIHGAGRGN, encoded by the coding sequence ATGACCTTCGTCACCCGTCTCACGCTCCAGAGCGGCGATCGAGCCGCGCTCGACGGCATCGTCGACGACATCAAAACCTCCGCCGAACGCAAGGGGGCCGCACTGAAAGGGCCACACTCCCACCCGCCGGAGAAACTGTCGGTCCCCCAGCGGTGTCGACTCCACGGCGACGACCACCGACGATTCGACTCGTGGGACTACACCGTCTTCACCCGCGAACTCGAGATCCACGGCCACGACAGCCTCGCGCGCAACATCGCCTCGCAGAACTTCCCAGATTCGGTCCACATCGAAGCCGAAGTCGAGCAGATCCACGGCGCGGGCCGCGGAAACTGA
- a CDS encoding aminoacyl--tRNA ligase-related protein — protein MIAVRRSEALLFTSREADGHENETVARTLRAGLVRQFGSGLYGFTPTGQRVRENVVSLVQREMDAIGGQQIGLPSLNDSGIWRRSGRWESFEGEMFTFENRDGKRLCLAPSHEEGVAHLVKSGVRSYDDLPLLLYQVGSKYRDDHARNGLVRTKEFTMKDAYSLHTSHDSLAEYYERVRRAYVRIFDALDLEFAITSADNSVMGGSSSEEFVALADEGTLALRLCSATDCRFGVTDESPHSGLSAGDACPDCGSRLEAGEGIEIAHVFELGTRYSEPMGLTVDTAGGGERNVVMGSYGIGIERLLHVLVEQHGDAAGCNWPNAGADIGTVAPFDVSIVPLEYDGDLREVADQLYETLGGDVLLFDDRDQTIGERFAESDLLGVPWKVILGNRFRETGDVELESRDGDTRDVNLEEVSVIVG, from the coding sequence GTGATCGCGGTGCGACGTAGCGAGGCGCTCCTGTTTACGAGCCGCGAGGCTGACGGACACGAAAACGAGACCGTCGCGAGGACGTTACGGGCCGGACTCGTCCGGCAGTTCGGCAGCGGCCTCTACGGCTTTACGCCCACCGGTCAGCGCGTCCGCGAGAACGTCGTCTCGCTCGTCCAGCGTGAGATGGACGCCATCGGCGGCCAGCAGATCGGGCTCCCTTCGCTGAACGACAGCGGCATCTGGCGACGGAGCGGCCGCTGGGAAAGCTTCGAGGGTGAGATGTTTACTTTCGAGAACCGCGATGGAAAGCGGCTGTGCCTGGCTCCCTCCCACGAGGAGGGCGTCGCACACCTCGTCAAGTCTGGCGTCCGCTCCTACGACGACCTGCCCCTCTTACTGTACCAGGTGGGATCAAAGTACCGCGACGACCACGCGCGAAACGGCCTCGTCCGGACGAAGGAGTTCACGATGAAAGACGCCTACAGCCTCCACACGAGCCACGACTCGCTGGCGGAGTATTACGAGCGTGTTCGGCGGGCTTACGTCCGGATCTTCGACGCGCTCGACCTCGAGTTTGCTATCACCTCCGCTGACAATAGCGTCATGGGTGGCTCGAGCTCCGAGGAATTCGTCGCGCTCGCCGACGAGGGAACGCTAGCGCTTCGCCTGTGTTCCGCGACCGACTGCCGGTTCGGCGTTACCGACGAGTCGCCCCACAGCGGGCTGTCGGCCGGCGACGCCTGTCCTGACTGTGGGAGTCGCCTCGAGGCCGGCGAGGGTATCGAGATCGCACACGTCTTCGAACTCGGGACGCGCTACTCCGAGCCCATGGGCTTGACCGTTGACACGGCCGGAGGCGGCGAACGCAACGTGGTGATGGGGAGCTACGGAATCGGCATCGAACGGCTCCTCCACGTCCTCGTCGAACAGCACGGCGACGCAGCGGGCTGTAACTGGCCCAACGCTGGCGCTGACATCGGAACCGTCGCTCCTTTCGACGTCTCGATTGTCCCCCTCGAGTACGACGGCGACCTTCGAGAGGTAGCCGATCAGTTGTACGAGACCCTCGGGGGCGACGTACTCCTGTTCGACGATCGGGATCAGACGATCGGCGAACGGTTCGCCGAGAGCGATCTCCTCGGCGTCCCCTGGAAGGTGATCCTCGGGAATCGGTTCCGGGAAACCGGCGACGTCGAACTCGAGTCGCGCGACGGCGACACACGGGACGTCAACCTCGAGGAGGTATCCGTCATCGTCGGATAG
- a CDS encoding bis(5'-nucleosyl)-tetraphosphatase: MAVEATSAGAILFRDTRGRREYLLLKSRPGDWEFPKGGVEGDEELQQTAIREIKEEAGIDQFRLLDGFRKDYNYVFEANGTTIHKTVHLFIAKSFEASAELSNEHRDLQWRDYEQAVNTVTQDGPREILEDAHEFLDEWEEEDEE; the protein is encoded by the coding sequence ATGGCAGTCGAAGCTACGAGCGCAGGCGCGATCCTCTTCCGCGATACGCGGGGCCGGCGCGAGTATCTTCTACTCAAGAGCCGCCCAGGCGATTGGGAGTTCCCCAAGGGCGGTGTCGAAGGAGATGAAGAGCTACAACAGACGGCGATCCGCGAAATAAAGGAAGAGGCAGGTATCGACCAGTTCCGGCTACTCGACGGCTTCCGGAAGGACTACAACTACGTCTTCGAGGCGAACGGCACGACGATCCACAAGACCGTTCACCTCTTTATCGCGAAGTCCTTCGAGGCGAGCGCGGAACTTTCGAACGAACACCGCGACCTCCAGTGGCGCGACTACGAGCAGGCAGTAAACACCGTCACCCAGGATGGCCCGCGGGAGATTTTAGAGGACGCACACGAGTTCCTCGACGAGTGGGAGGAGGAAGACGAAGAGTAG